Proteins from a genomic interval of Medicago truncatula cultivar Jemalong A17 chromosome 3, MtrunA17r5.0-ANR, whole genome shotgun sequence:
- the LOC11416441 gene encoding putative disease resistance RPP13-like protein 1, producing the protein MAATMIGGAFLSATVQTLVEKLASTEFLDYIKNTKLNVSLLRQLKTTLLTLQVVLDDAEEKQINNPAVKLWLDDLKDAIIDAEDLLNEISYDSLRCKVENTQAQNKTNQVWNFLSSPFNSFYREINSQMKIMCENLQLFANHKDVLGLQTKSARVSHGTPSSSVFNESVMVGRKDDKETIMNMLLSQRNTIHNNIGVVAILGMGGLGKTTLAQLVYNDKEVQQHFDMKAWVCVSEDFDIMRVTKSLLESVTSTTSESNNLDVLRVELKKISREKRFLFVLDDLWNDNCNDWDELVSPFINGKPGSMVIITTRQQKVTKMAHMFAVHNLEPLSNEDCWSLLSNYALGSDEFHHSTNTALEEIGRKIARRCGGLPIAAKTLGGLLPSKVDITKWTSIFSILNSSIWNLRNDNILPALHLSYQYLPSHLKRCFAYCSIFPKDCPLDRKQLVLLWMAEGFLDCSQGGKKLEELGDDCFVELLSRSLIQQLSDDDRGEKFVMHDLVNDLATFVSGKSCCRLECGDIPENVRHFSYNQEYFDIFMKFEKLHNCKCLRSFLCICSTTWRNDYLSFKVIDDFLPSQKRLRVLSLSGYQNITKLPDSIGNLVQLRYLDISFTNIESLPDTICNLYNLQTLNLSNYWSLTELPIHIGNLVNLRHLDISGTNINELPVEIGGLENLQTLTCFLVGKHHVGLSIKELSKFSNLQGKLTIKNVDNVVDAKEAHDASLKSKEKIEELELIWGKQSEESHKVKVVLDMLQPAINLKSLNICLYGGTSFPSWLGNSSFSNMVSLRITNCEYCVTLPPIGQLPSLKDLEICGMEMLETIGLEFYYVQIEEGSNSSFQPFPSLEYIKFDNIPNWNKWLPFEGIQFAFPQLRAMKLRNCPKLKGHLPSHLPCIEEIEIEGCVHLLETEPTLHWLSSIKKN; encoded by the coding sequence ATGGCTGCAACTATGATTGGAGGTGCTTTCCTCTCTGCAACTGTTCAGACCTTAGTTGAGAAACTTGCTTCAACTGAGTTTCTTGATTACATCAAAAACACTAAGCTCAATGTCTCACTCTTGAGGCAGCTTAAAACAACACTGCTCACTCTTCAAGTTGTGCTGGATGATGCAGAGGAGAAGCAGATCAATAATCCTGCTGTCAAACTATGGCTTGATGACTTGAAAGATGCTATCATTGATGCTGAGGACTTGCTCAATGAAATCAGTTACGATTCCCTGCGATGCAAGGTGGAGAATACACAAGCTCAAAACAAAACTAATCAGGTGTGGAACTTCCTTTCTTCTCCTTTTAATAGCTTCTATAGAGAGATCAAttcccagatgaagatcatgtgTGAAAACCTGCAATTGTTTGCAAATCATAAAGATGTCCTTGGTTTGCAAACTAAGAGTGCTAGAGTTTCTCATGGAACTCCTTCAAGTTCTGTGTTTAACGAATCTGTCATGGTGGGTAGGAAGGATGACAAAGAGACAATAATGAACATGTTGCTATCACAGAGAAACACAATCCATAATAATATAGGTGTTGTTGCAATTTTGGGCATGGGAGGTTTAGGAAAAACTACCCTTGCCCAACTTGTTTACAATGATAAAGAagttcaacaacattttgacaTGAAGGCGTGGGTTTGTGTGTCTGaggattttgatattatgaGAGTAACAAAGTCTCTCCTTGAATCTGTCACTTCCACAACTTCGGAAAGCAATAATCTTGATGTCCTTCGTGTTGAGTTAAAGAAAATCTCAAGGGAGAaaagatttttgtttgtgttggatGATCTGTGGAATGACAATTGTAATGATTGGGATGAGCTAGTAAGTCCCTTCATTAATGGAAAACCTGGAAGCATGGTGATTATAACAACGCGCCAACAAAAAGTTACAAAGATGGCACACATGTTTGCTGTACATAATTTAGAACCTCTATCAAATGAAGATTGTTGGTCTTTACTCTCAAACTATGCATTGGGAAGTGATGAGTTTCACCATAGTACAAATACAGCCCTTGAAGAAATTGGCAGGAAGATTGCAAGAAGGTGTGGGGGATTGCCAATAGCTGCTAAAACACTAGGAGGACTTCTCCCTTCAAAGGTAGACATAACAAAGTGgacttcaattttttcaattttgaacaGCAGCATATGGAACTTGCGAAATGATAATATTCTTCCTGCATTGCATTTGAGTTATCAATATCTTCCCTCTCATTTGAAAAGATGCTTTGcatattgttcaatttttccaaaGGATTGCCCACTCGATAGGAAGCAATTGGTTTTGTTGTGGATGGCAGAAGGCTTCCTTGATTGTTCACAAGGGGGGAAAAAGTTGGAGGAATTAGGTGATGATTGTTTTGTTGAATTGTTATCGAGATCgttaattcaacaattaagCGATGATGATCGTGGGGAAAAATTTGTCATGCATGACCTTGTCAATGATTTAGCTACATTCGTATCAGGAAAAAGTTGTTGCAGGCTTGAATGTGGTGACATCCCTGAAAATGTTCGTCACTTCTCATATAACCAAGAATACTTTGACATTTTCATGAAGTTTGAGAAATTACACAATTGTAAATGTTTGCGAAGCTTCCTATGTATTTGCTCGACGACGTGGAGGAACGATTACTTATCCTTCAAGgtgattgatgattttctacCGTCACAAAAAAGGTTGCGTGTGTTATCGCTATCAGGGTATCAAAACATCACCAAGCTACCAGATTCAATTGGAAATTTGGTGCAGTTGCGGTATCTAGATATCTCCTTCACTAACATCGAAAGCTTGCCTGATACAATATGTAACCTTTACAATTTACAGACCTTGAATTTATCAAACTACTGGAGTCTCACTGAATTGCCAATACATATTGGAAATTTAGTCAATTTACGTCACCTTGATATAAGTGGGACTAACATAAATGAGTTGCCTGTGGAAATTGGGGGACTAGAAAACCTTCAAACTCTCACCTGTTTTTTAGTGGGTAAGCACCACGTAGGGTTAAGTATCAAAGAGCTCAGTAAATTCTCAAACCTACAAGGAAAACTTACCATCAAGAACGTGGATAATGTTGTTGATGCCAAAGAGGCACATGATGCCAGCTTGAAAAGCAAAGAGAAAATTGAGGAGTTAGAGCTGATATGGGGAAAACAAAGTGAAGAGTCGCATAAAGTGAAAGTTGTGCTTGATATGTTGCAACCAGCAATAAATTTGAAGAGCCTGAATATTTGCTTATATGGCGGGACAAGTTTTCCTAGTTGGTTGGGAAATTCTTCGTTTTCTAACATGGTATCCCTCCGCATCACTAATTGTGAATATTGTGTGACACTTCCACCAATAGGGCAGTTACCTTCTCTTAAGGACCTAGAAATATGTGGTATGGAGATGTTGGAGACAATTGGCCTGGAGTTCTATTATGTCCAGATTGAAGAAGGTTCTAATTCTTCCTTCCAACCATTTCCATCCCTTGAGTATATAAAATTCGACAATATACCAAATTGGAATAAATGGCTTCCCTTTGAAGGCATACAATTTGCTTTTCCTCAACTTCGAGCTATGAAGTTACGTAATTGTCCCAAACTAAAGGGACATTTGCCTAGCCATCTTCCTTGCATAGAAGAAATTGAAATAGAAGGTTGTGTTCATCTATTGGAAACAGAGCCCACTTTGCATTGGTTGtcgtcaataaaaaaaaattaa
- the LOC120579492 gene encoding secreted RxLR effector protein 161-like — protein MEGTPYASGVGSIMYGMVCSRPDLSYAISVISRFMANLGQVHWQALKWVLRYLNESLKGCLRYTRSQPGREALEGYVDVDYVGNVDTRISLSGFVFTLFGTLVTWKANQQSVVALSTTQAEYIALVEGVKEAIWLKGMIGEMGISQRRAKIYYDSQSAIHLANH, from the coding sequence ATGGAGggtactccctatgcaagtggggttggaagcatcatgtatggTATGGTTTGTAGTAGACCAGACTTATCCTACGCAATTAGTGTGATAAGTCGGTTTATGGCAAATCTGGGTCAAGTGCACtggcaagctttgaagtgggttCTGAGATATTTGAATGAATCTTTGAAAGGTTGTCTAAGGTATACAAGGTCACAACCAGGTAGGGAGGCTTTGGAGGGATATGTGGATGTGGACTATGTAGGTAATGTAGACACTAGGATATCTTTGtcaggttttgtgtttacattGTTCGGTACACTAGTAACttggaaggcaaatcaacaatcaGTTGTAgctctttcaacaactcaagcAGAGTACATAGCCCTTGTTGAAGGGGTCAAGGAAGCCATATGGTTGAAAGGTATGATTGGAGAAATGGGGATTAGTCAAAGGCGTGCGAAGATATATTATGATAGCCAAAGTGCCATTCATTTGGCAAATCATTAG